TGGTTGGCCTAACATCtgtaattgggaaaatgctagagtccattattcaggaagaagtagcaggacatttagaaaatcataatgcaatcaggcagagtcatggttttatgaaaggaaaattgtttttgacaaatttattagagttctttgaggatgtaacaagcagggtagataaaggagaaccagcagatgtagtgtctttggatttccaaaaggcatttaataaggtgccacataagataaGAGCTTGTGGTGTTGTGGGGTGATATatcagcatgaatagaggattggctaactaacaggaaacggagTCGAGATAAATGGCAAActaacaagtggagtgccacaaggatcagtgctgggggcctcaactatttacgatctgtaTTAGTgccttggatgaaggggccgagtgtattatagccaaatttgcagacgatacaaagttaggtaggaaagcaagttgtgaggaagacacaaagtgtctgcaaagggataaaagGTTGAATGAGTGGACAAAAGTtcggcagttggaatataatgtaggaaattgtgaggttgcccactttggcaggaagaatagcaagtatttacatggagagagactgcagaatgctaaggtacagagggatctgggtgtccttgtacatgaatcacaaagtcagaatgcaggtacagcaagtaattaggaaggcaaatggaatgttggcctttattgcaagagagggagggtggaatataaaagtagggaagtcttgttacagttgtacagggcattggtgagaccgcacccatagtactgcgtacagttttggtctccttacttaaggagggatatacttgcattagaagcaattcagagaaggttcacttggttgattcctgggatgaaggggttgtcttatgaggaaaggttgagcagattgtacctatactcattggaatttagaagaatgagaggtgatctaattgaacatgtaagattctgagcagacttgacaggctagatgctgagaggacgtttcccttgtgggggaatctcgaactagatgGTACagattcaaaataaggggtctcccttttaagatggagatgaggaggaatttctcctctcagagggttgttaatctttggaattctcttccccagcaagcataggaggctgggtcattgaatatcttcaaggctgagttagacagatttttgatctacaagggagtccagggttatgggggcagacaggaaagtggagttaaggccacaattagatcagccgtgatcttatcgaatggcggaacgggctcggggccgaatggcctgctgctgctcctagttcttatgtgtaTCTTTGCTGATCAGTTTACATGTGAGGATGTAAGCTTAGTTAGTACATTACCAGGAAATAATATCTTGACCTTTATTTTGTTCATTGGGAACCAAATTTAGTTGAGAGATTATTTGATTCTGGAGATAGCGATTGCTTTTTGTTTcaataaataaatacataaatcTACATGAAAGTCCAGTAGCCTACAGAGATCAGAAGTGAACAGTGTGGGAGCGAAGATGAGACAGTTCAGGAGTGATTAGGTGGTGAATGTGGGTTTTAAAAACCTGTTAATTGGAGGAGGGAGGAATTGTGAGGGAAGTGAGGAGTCCCACAAATTTTTTGGAAGGTTTTTAGAATAAAATTCTGAATAGGCGCTGTTGCAATGCATCTTTACTATTCACACTGAGGATTTAGGTGTGTAAAATGTCACATTGGAATTTGGAAGTGTGGGGTAAAACAGCACAGCAGCAAGATATATAGTGCCAAAACAATAGTGTTAGAGGTGGAATTGCTTTTCTGTACATTAAAGTTGGATTGGGAGACGGTAACTCCTTCAGAGATATTATCAAACTGATAAATGTTCTATTATTTGATTTGTTTGCAATTCATAGAGGAAAATATTAGCAAGAATTTTTAGTACAGTTTTACTGGTATTGTGTCGAGGGTGGGAAATGAGGAAATAGCTGTGCCCCATTATAGGTGTGATGTGAGTTCCAGTGATATGATGAAGTTTCTGTGATGTTGTGACATGTTTCATTCGACTTTATTTGGCAGGCTTATTATTTGCCAAATTATTTTTGAAGAGCATATGCTGATTTAAATATAATAGTTTCTGGGGTGTTAAAGATTTCATATGCTTCACTGTTTTCCACTTCTTGTAACTCTAAATTATTGAGCACGGTCAGCTGTATAACCACATTTGCTGGTAAGGCAGCCACAAAGTATTTACTTCAGTTCTTTTACCTGTTTACTCTGGTTAATAGGAATGCAAACTGCCATTGAAAATTTTTTTTTGAAGTTGCTTGGTATTGTCCTTTTCTGCTCGAGCGTCAATGCAGTTGATGGCATTGCAGTTGTTGTCAGAGTACTAACATGCTATCTTAGGGGTTATAAGAGTTGTCATTAACATTAACTATATTAGTCACTGTTTGCAATTGAGCAGTATCTTCTCACTCGCACTATGttgacaacaacttgtgtttatattttTAACattggaaaacatcccaaggtgcttcacaggagtgttatcaaacaaaattggacactgagccacctAAGTTATTAGGACAGGATTTAGGGCACCTGCACGGGCATCTGGTGAGGACAGGGTGAGGCTCAGTTCTGAAGCCTTCCAGAGACAAACAGTCTGCTGACAGTCtaggttttttttttccttttttccccaaagcttggtcaaagaggtagtttttaatgagcatcttaaaggaggagagagatgtagaggggtttagggctttggcagctgaaggctgtcagagatggagtgattaaaatcggggatgtgcagtaggccaggattggaggagcatagatatctctgaggattgtagggctggatgaggttccagagataaggagggatttgaaaataaggatgggaattttaaaattgaggtgttgcctggGAGCCAAAGTCGGTAATTGAGATCAGACTCATTGTGCAGTCTGCTACTTGAATTTGATTTTTTTCCCAGGACCTCTGATCTGTAAAACTCATCTACTCCTACATTTTACAGGCTTTTAAATCCTGAGTTGAGCCTCACAAATCACAACAGCTTGAATTATTTTGTCTTTCTCTCCAGGCCTTTTCAGTCTTGGTATTGTCCTGCATGCTGGACCCTGGCCCTCCAAATCGTTTTAAAGCCAAAGCTTGGAGAAGTGACCAAGCATGGCAGAACAAAGAGTTGGAATTCAAGGGAATTATCTCTGAATTTTCTTTCCAAATGATTTTCTGCCAATGATTTATTTGTAGTTAAGATTGTTGCCTTGATACTGTCCCAGATAGGTTATCCACTTTGTACACTCCTGTCAATCAAATGGTGACAATTATTTTGATTACCTCACAGTACTCTTGATCATGCAGATTTTTTAGATATAATCTTGAAATAGTGGGAAAAAAACCTCGACTGTAAGCAGACTGTTTGTCTGTGGAAGGCTTCAGAGCTGATCCTGATCCTGATGCTGACCCTGTCCTCACCAGATGCCCATGAATGTATCTTGCAGCAGGCACCATAATTCCTGTTTGGCAAAAGGGTCTCACAAAGCTGGTAGTTCCGAagctgtgggggtggggagttggcgTTAGTGTTGCTGTGGCATTTTGAATGAACTGAAATAAGAGAATTGGTGCAGTGACCACACAACTGAGGTTCTCTACTGCAAAATTAAGTTATATGGAAGCAAGGTTGAGGCCATTACTGGTACCCTTTTCAAGCCTGGAATGGGAGTACTGAAATACACCATTACTCTAGCATTGAAGGTTATTTATGAGAAGACCCAGCACTGACTGTACCTGTAACAGCACAGACTGTCCTAGCACTGTCTGTATGTGTAACAAATAGACTATGTATTAATTGGTTACTTCACCTGAGGGTACATTTACTACTTGTACTGTTCCACTTCCCTTAGTTGTTTGAAAGTGACTATTGTGATTTATAATTGAGCTTTTTATTAACCTGGTCTATACCTCCGGGTGATTTTATGCTGTGTAACTTGGAATTTACGGGACAGAAAAGACTAGAAATGCACAACAGATCCATCAGCTTCTGAAAAGATAGTTTACCATTATGGGTTGTATCCCTTCATCAGAAAAGCCTGTTAATGTTACTACTTTAACAACTGCAATACAGTCAGCTTCCCTGATGCAAGAACATTCATCAAACTTTAAATCCATGAAAACTTTATTAGGCAGCCAATAGAGCTAACTCAAAAGCAAAATACAttagaaatctaaaataaaactagagaatgctggaaatatccgGTAAGTGTTTCTTTCTTCCATCTTCTATGTCATCGCCTTATCACAGTGCCACCTGGCCATTTGTACCATCCCTGGGTTTTGTAATTCACAGCAAACTCGTACTCATTGTGGAGCAATCGCCAGTGTTAACTCAATAGTTTACAGACATATTTTGTACCAAGCAGAATAACTGAACCCTAAAGAACACACAAGCCAAAATTGGCTACCCCGTCGTCCTTTCCGAACTTGATCAAGTCTTCCGCCTCCCGTATATGTTTCCTTGGCTTGTAGGTCTGTGTCCTTATGAATTTCACTTTGATGGATTTTAATTTCTTCCTTTGTGTGTATTTTCTCTCTCTTCTAGGCTTTTCTTGCTATAACCTAGATGGCCAAGAGGCAAAGGAATAAATGCACTGCCCACCAATGCTGTGTCTTATGACAGTTAACCACGTGACCAATGAATTCCGTCTCGCCTTCCTCCGTTCAGTACATCCAAAGCCAGGAAGACCTGTGTCCCTCAGACTCAAAGAGGCAATTGCTCCCAGTACCCACCGATCATGAGAATGGCTGGAATGGCCATTGTAGTCCAGCAGAAAAGCCACAGCAGAATGAACCAGACGAGGTGGACAAGATTAAAGCTAAGCTGATGACAGCATGGAATAATGTTAAATATGGTGAGGAACTTTTTGCAAAGATGGAAATGTTTCAGACATTATTTCTTTCCTCTCTCGTTTGCAGTCCTGTCCTGAAAGTGCCGTGTCATGTCCTTCCTCCAGTACCTAAATGACCATTGAGAGACAACATGCTCTCACTTGACTTTTTCATGTACATTATAGCAGCAGTTACTGGATCTGATGCTAACTCTCATTATCACTGCTGCCCTAATCAACTAACTCTGCATATCTTgattttaattttaatatttagaGTTGGAATAAACACTTTTTTAATCTTTCAAGTAAGTGCTGACAGTTGTGATCAGGGAACTGGCTTGGACGTGTTCCTGAATGGGAGAGAATGAGAGACCTGACCACACGTGTAAAATGATCAGGTTTAATACAtgtgtctctactgatgttaatccagtcacCTCATACTTCTGGCTTTAATATCTTTCCCTCGCCCTTTGCCAGTGGTGTCACCAGTATATGCCATAGGGAGGATTATCCTCAGTAACCGGCTGTGGTAACCTGTTTCATTTCTGTGTCTTCATAGGTTGGGTGGTGAAAGGCAGAACAAACTTCAGCAAAACTTCCCCCATTTTTCTTCTGGGACGGTGCTACTGCTTTGAGTCAGAAGGTATTGTGTTCATATCTGGggctgggacacactgtgacttTGTCAGCTGTTAACTGCCAGAACTGCTAATAATATCACCATCTGCTTCCCTTTCCCAGCAGCTGATTCATCCTCAAACTCAGAGACTGGTTATGAGACAGGAAACAACCAAAATTCCCCTCCTCCCTCGGTGGAATCATTCCGGAAGGACTTTGCCTCGCGGATCTGGTTGACGTACAGGCGTGAATTTCCTCAGCTGGAGGGTTCTGTGTGGACCACAGACTGTGGTTGGGGTTGCATGTTACGCAGTGGACAGATGCTGCTGGCTCAAGGACTTCTTGTCCATCTTCTGTCTCGAAGTAAGTCTTGCATCATTTGGTTTATGCTTTACTCTCTCCTCTCTTGAATGCACTGACTGTTGCTGAGAAGCAGTCCACAGGTGTGTGCAATAGTTGTCCAAGTGGCCATTTTTATACCTGGAAGCCTGGGGAATAGGTGCCATGCTATTTACCCAAGTGAGGCATCACAGCTGAACACTATTCTGCCTTTTCCTGTCATCTACATACAGGCACTTTCCATAGGCACCTGTGAGTAGTAATCTGCAATCAGTAATCCTGCGTGACACTCACTCTGTTTTCTCCCCGCCCCATGACCTCTAGCCAAGGGTGCCACAGAAGACTCTAGCCTTAATTGCTGACCATTTGAAATCACTTAACTCAGTACAGCCCAAAGATCAGACTTGGTCTATGAGGCAAAGAAATGCACTGAGCAATGCTTAATCCACTAAGATGAAAGCTCATGTAACATTACAATTAATGTGTTTGTCAGCATATTGCAATACATAGCAAAGGAATAATGCAGATCTTGGAGTGACTCTGAGACCGAAATCTAAGAGAGAATTTGAACATGCAAACCTCATTAAAGTCCAACTTTATTTCCTACATTTAAAATATGTTTTAGAATTGAATACTTGTTTCCCTAATGTGCCGAGAGCTCTGCCATACAGACTAGAAGGTCCCAGACTTAATCTGTGGGCAATGCTGAGGTTAACAGTAAACATTGTACAATTGACTTTACAGCCTTTAAGCTGAGGagaaaattcagtgcagattcctgctcctgattgctatctaaCCACTGCTGCTGAAAAGTATGCATGTGTCGGACGAGGACAGGATCACCCTTGGATGCGATACATCCTTGCCACTATTGAATAGGCTGCCATTACCCAATGACTAAGCCTTTTTACTGAAAATGACCACTTGATGTGCCGGAGAACAGCCTGATACCAGGAGAATCGTGCTCGCTAAAATGAATTTAAGTTCTGTGATATTGACAACAGTTCTGGTTTGTAAATGATCTTTTTCTTTCAGACTGGACCTGGCCTGATGCGTTACTCTCTGTTGAATCAGAAACTGAGTTTAGATCGCCATCCAAATCAAACACTTTAAATTGGCCAATCTTCTCTGAGGTCCTTGGCTCACAATTGGACAGAAATAGAAGCCTCAGGGATACGCAGAGAACCACCGTGACACAAACGCATGCACGAGCATGGAGGCGGGCCAACATTGACCAGCACAATATGGATAAAGAGGAGTTGGAGCACCGGAAAATCATTTCGTGGTTTGGAGATCACCCCAAGGCTCCATTTGGAGTACATCAGTTGGTGGAATATGGGAAGAGGTCTGGGAAGAAGGCTGGGGACTGGTATGGCCCATCCATTGTTGCTCACATAATCAAGTGAGTAAAGCCTGCCTGCGACAGCAgcgaagaaaaaacttgcattaatACAGCACCTTTCGAATTGTCAGCGTGTCCAACAGTAATCCCTCAGTTGCAAAATGCTTTGGAAATGTAGACGCCGTTATATAGgcaaatgtcatagagtcattcacagcacagaaggagaccattcagcctgtcgagtctatgctggctctccatggagctgtgcagtcagtcccgCTACCTGGCTCGATTCCcatggccctgcaagtctatttctgtcaggtggtcatttaatttcctcttgaagtcattgatcgtctccacttccaccacccttgtgggcagcaagtttcaggtcctTACCACCCgctgtgcttcctcatattccccctgcatcttttgcccaaaactttcaattgtgtcccctagtccttgtatcattagttaatgggaacagtttttccttgtctaacttatctaagtctgccataatcttgtacatttctattaaatctccccttaaccaactttgttctaaggagaacaaacccagcttttccaacctaaccttgtgactaaagTCTTCCATCCCTGgaccaattctggtaaatctctgcaccctctcaaggatcctcacatccttcctcaagtgtaaccagaactggatggaatgctccagttgaggcctaaccacagctttataaaggttcagcataacttccccacatttgtactcaatgcctctatttatgaagaccaagatcccatatgctttactaaccacactctcaatttgtgctgccaccttcaaagctcGATGCAATAGAACCCCCAGGTCctcctgttcctgcacactctttccaactgtgctattaagtttatgttgcctctccctaatccttctgccaaaatgcatcacctcacatttgtcagtattaaattccatctgtcacctcgcTGCCCGTtcagctagcctatctatgtcctgctgcaagcGATTAATCTCattcttgtctgcattaaatttcatcttccacttgttcacccattccaccagcctgtctgtgtccttttgaagtctatcactatcctcctcacttccaagttttgtgtcatgtatGTAGGAGTAATATGTAATATTTAtatgttatataatatatatattaaatgtagcagccaatttgtgattataagatcccacaaacagaaaatgagatgaataacctgtttctgttttggtggtgtttgtTGAGGAATGAATGTTGGACAGGACAGCAAGAACTCGCTGTTGTTCCTCGAGTAGTGCCATGGAACCTTTTATATTCATCCAAACAGATGGACAGGGCCTTGGTTTCATGCCTCACTCGAAGTACAGCACCTTTTAAAAacgtggcacttcctcagtacagcaCTGTGGTATCAACTGAATTGTCTGTTTAAGTTCTAGAGAGAGACTTGAGCCCAAAAATCTCCTAACTCAGACAACAGTGCAACCACTGAACCAAGCTGACACTTGGCTGACTGATTTGAAAGGTGAAGAGTGGATCATAAGTTCCAGCACTTGATGACAGAAATTACATATAAGTTTTTGACACAAGGTCGCTGGGAACTGAGTCATA
This genomic window from Heterodontus francisci isolate sHetFra1 chromosome 43, sHetFra1.hap1, whole genome shotgun sequence contains:
- the LOC137355779 gene encoding cysteine protease atg4da-like isoform X1, which gives rise to MNSVSPSSVQYIQSQEDLCPSDSKRQLLPVPTDHENGWNGHCSPAEKPQQNEPDEVDKIKAKLMTAWNNVKYGWVVKGRTNFSKTSPIFLLGRCYCFESEAADSSSNSETGYETGNNQNSPPPSVESFRKDFASRIWLTYRREFPQLEGSVWTTDCGWGCMLRSGQMLLAQGLLVHLLSRNWTWPDALLSVESETEFRSPSKSNTLNWPIFSEVLGSQLDRNRSLRDTQRTTVTQTHARAWRRANIDQHNMDKEELEHRKIISWFGDHPKAPFGVHQLVEYGKRSGKKAGDWYGPSIVAHIIKRAVEKTEDSESLNITVYVAQDCTVYKGDVLNLCEIQLKGGTVPGLDWKSVIILVPVRLGGENLNPVYMQCVKEILKLECCIGIIGGKPKHSLYFIGFQDDFLLYLDPHYCQPVVDVTKRDFVLESFHCMSPRKLSFSKMDPSCTIGFYAKTKEDFENLCKNVTMVLGSSSSKEKYPIFTFAGGCAQDYGLDELCIRKPDKTVLISKSGRPGKSKQNSTDEFVFL
- the LOC137355779 gene encoding cysteine protease atg4da-like isoform X2, which gives rise to MNSVSPSSVQYIQSQEDLCPSDSKRQLLPVPTDHENGWNGHCSPAEKPQQNEPDEVDKIKAKLMTAWNNVKYGWVVKGRTNFSKTSPIFLLGRCYCFESEADSSSNSETGYETGNNQNSPPPSVESFRKDFASRIWLTYRREFPQLEGSVWTTDCGWGCMLRSGQMLLAQGLLVHLLSRNWTWPDALLSVESETEFRSPSKSNTLNWPIFSEVLGSQLDRNRSLRDTQRTTVTQTHARAWRRANIDQHNMDKEELEHRKIISWFGDHPKAPFGVHQLVEYGKRSGKKAGDWYGPSIVAHIIKRAVEKTEDSESLNITVYVAQDCTVYKGDVLNLCEIQLKGGTVPGLDWKSVIILVPVRLGGENLNPVYMQCVKEILKLECCIGIIGGKPKHSLYFIGFQDDFLLYLDPHYCQPVVDVTKRDFVLESFHCMSPRKLSFSKMDPSCTIGFYAKTKEDFENLCKNVTMVLGSSSSKEKYPIFTFAGGCAQDYGLDELCIRKPDKTVLISKSGRPGKSKQNSTDEFVFL
- the LOC137355779 gene encoding cysteine protease atg4da-like isoform X3 is translated as MNSVSPSSVQYIQSQEDLCPSDSKRQLLPVPTDHENGWNGHCSPAEKPQQNEPDEVDKIKAKLMTAWNNVKYGWVVKGRTNFSKTSPIFLLGRCYCFESEAADSSSNSETGYETGNNQNSPPPSVESFRKDFASRIWLTYRREFPQLEGSVWTTDCGWGCMLRSGQMLLAQGLLVHLLSRNWTWPDALLSVESETEFRSPSKSNTLNWPIFSEVLGSQLDRNRSLRDTQRTTVTQTHARAWRRANIDQHNMDKEELEHRKIISWFGDHPKAPFGVHQLVEYGKRSGKKAGDWYGPSIVAHIIKRAVEKTEDSESLNITVYVAQDCTDDFLLYLDPHYCQPVVDVTKRDFVLESFHCMSPRKLSFSKMDPSCTIGFYAKTKEDFENLCKNVTMVLGSSSSKEKYPIFTFAGGCAQDYGLDELCIRKPDKTVLISKSGRPGKSKQNSTDEFVFL